One genomic region from Cetobacterium sp. 8H encodes:
- a CDS encoding PhoU domain-containing protein: MRTLNESLKSLDEHYLETLKYVNRNFDVNLEMLKNSKFNSTLYGEAKMIEDFINAFEVKLKEDSIVTMARFQPAAKNLRKLVMLINSVRVLERMGDLLKANLSLIKDIETKAPTLAYAMNERIFPVAKKIKTLFEMYMNAFLNEDVNLLYDILYLDEEIDGLVYSNTEYFLAKMKETPDNVLGGSVLILLDKKFERLSDHIIHLASDLIYILNGENTRKIELENMNKK; the protein is encoded by the coding sequence ATGAGAACTTTAAATGAATCTTTAAAAAGTTTAGATGAACATTATTTAGAAACACTAAAATACGTCAATAGAAATTTTGACGTAAATTTAGAAATGCTAAAAAACTCTAAATTTAACTCTACTCTTTATGGGGAAGCTAAAATGATCGAAGATTTTATAAATGCTTTTGAGGTTAAATTAAAAGAGGATTCTATCGTAACTATGGCTCGTTTTCAACCAGCTGCTAAAAATTTAAGAAAACTTGTTATGCTAATCAACAGTGTGAGAGTTTTAGAAAGAATGGGAGATCTTTTAAAAGCTAATCTTTCTCTTATTAAAGATATTGAGACTAAAGCCCCAACTTTAGCTTATGCTATGAATGAACGAATTTTCCCTGTAGCAAAAAAAATAAAAACTCTTTTTGAAATGTATATGAATGCATTTTTAAACGAGGATGTAAATCTTCTATATGATATTCTTTATCTTGATGAAGAAATAGATGGTTTAGTTTATAGTAATACCGAATACTTTCTTGCTAAGATGAAAGAAACACCAGATAATGTTTTAGGTGGCTCTGTTCTAATCCTCTTAGATAAAAAGTTTGAAAGATTATCAGATCATATTATCCATTTAGCAAGTGATTTAATCTATATTTTAAATGGAGAAAATACTCGTAAAATTGAACTAGAAAATATGAATAAAAAATAA